A single genomic interval of Daucus carota subsp. sativus chromosome 1, DH1 v3.0, whole genome shotgun sequence harbors:
- the LOC108204574 gene encoding cyclin-dependent kinase F-4-like isoform X2, with the protein MLFFVSLIVRIVNFCCTKGYGAQSAEEKQRLFKLMRHLNLNGEYGSEPYTPTAQNSVALFLSWDPCKRPTALEVLQHPFFQSCYYVPPILQ; encoded by the exons ATGTTATTCTTTGTCAGTTTGATTGTTCGAATTGTTAATTTTTGTTGCACCAAG GGTTATggagcacaatctgctgaggaGAAGCAGAGGCTTTTCAAACTAATGAGACACCTCAATCTTAATGGAGAGTACGGTTCAGAACCATATACTCCGACTGCACAAAATTCTG TTGCTTTGTTCCTGTCGTGGGATCCTTGCAAGAGGCCAACTGCCTTGGAAGTTCTTCAGCATCCTTTCTTCCAG AGTTGCTATTATGTTCCTCCGATCCTCCAATAG
- the LOC108204574 gene encoding cyclin-dependent kinase F-4-like isoform X1, producing the protein MLFFVSLIVRIVNFCCTKGYGAQSAEEKQRLFKLMRHLNLNGEYGSEPYTPTAQNSVALFLSWDPCKRPTALEVLQHPFFQQSCYYVPPILQ; encoded by the exons ATGTTATTCTTTGTCAGTTTGATTGTTCGAATTGTTAATTTTTGTTGCACCAAG GGTTATggagcacaatctgctgaggaGAAGCAGAGGCTTTTCAAACTAATGAGACACCTCAATCTTAATGGAGAGTACGGTTCAGAACCATATACTCCGACTGCACAAAATTCTG TTGCTTTGTTCCTGTCGTGGGATCCTTGCAAGAGGCCAACTGCCTTGGAAGTTCTTCAGCATCCTTTCTTCCAG CAGAGTTGCTATTATGTTCCTCCGATCCTCCAATAG
- the LOC108205461 gene encoding non-specific lipid transfer protein GPI-anchored 14-like yields the protein MAMRRVGFSFMLVTLFFACATTNDEKDKEECTQQLVGLATCLQYVGGNAKSPTPDCCNGLKQLLKTNRKCLCVIVKDRNDPDLGLDINVTLALGLPSVCHAPANVSQCPALLHLAPNSADAQVFYQFGRAMVSGNATESGTRGAVKANATRSSSSETSSVPQKNSGGDSKQGRFESKLQLVVLFVIVDVIFQIFN from the exons ATGGCAATGAGAAGGGTAGGTTTTTCATTCATGTTGGTTACATTGTTTTTTGCATGCGCAACAACAAATGACGAGAAGGACAAGGAGGAATGTACGCAACAGTTGGTGGGGTTAGCCACGTGTTTGCAGTATGTGGGAGGAAACGCAAAATCTCCAACTCCAGATTGTTGTAATGGTCTCAAACAGTTGTTGAAAACCAACAGAAAGTGTTTGTGTGTGATTGTTAAGGATCGGAACGACCCGGATTTGGGGCTTGACATTAATGTCACCCTTGCTTTAGGCCTCCCTTCTGTTTGTCATGCCCCTGCCAACGTTTCCCAGTGCCCTG CTCTTCTACATTTGGCTCCTAATTCAGCAGATGCCCAGGTGTTCTATCAGTTTGGCCGTGCCATGGTTTCGGGTAATGCTACTGAGTCGGGCACTAGAG GCGCAGTTAAAGCTAATGCAACACGGAGCAGCAGTAGTGAAACGAGCAGTGTTCCACAAAAGAACTCCGGGGGTGACAGTAAACAGGGAAGATTTGAATCGAAGTTGCAACTAGTGGTTCTTTTTGTAATCGTCGAcgttatatttcaaatatttaactAG
- the LOC108205460 gene encoding uncharacterized protein LOC108205460: protein MTLALRSSPLTIQSPFHPRKPTRTWRGGAPACIRRRSWTCCSANSQPLTSPRPAVILPGLGNNTSDYQQLVLTLQDYGVPTVVANVARIDWLRNAAGLLDPNYWSGTLQPRPVLDWYLNRVDEAISVAKELAQGRQLSLIGHSAGGWLARVYMEEYGTSNISLLLTLGSPLLPPPKGISGVIDQTRGLLSYVENNCAKAVYTPELRYVCVAGRYIQGARFFGNEDTNSVSTIPVPVQQPASEVMIENGTSLTATSSGTTFRARFVGQGYKQVCGQADVWGDGVVPEVSAHLEGALNISLDGVYHSPVGSDDESRPWYGSPSVVDKWINHLLH from the exons ATGACTCTGGCTTTGAGGTCATCACCATTGACAATACAATCACCATTCCATCCAAGAAAACCTACTAGAACATGGAGAGGGGGTGCTCCTGCATGCATCAGGAGGAGATCATGGACTTGTTGCTCTGCTAATTCTCAACCACTCACTTCTCCTCGCCCTGCTGTCATTCTTCCG GGGTTGGGAAACAACACGAGTGACTATCAACAGTTAGTACTAACATTACAAGACTATGGAGTCCCAACTGTGGTGGCAAATGTTGCAAGGATTGACTGGCTTAGGAATGCTGCTGGTTTACTGGATCCTAATTACTGGAGTGGCACACTCCAGCCTCGTCCCGTTCTTGATTG GTACTTGAATCGGGTTGATGAGGCCATTAGTGTAgcgaaggagctggcccaag GTAGGCAACTGTCCTTAATCGGACACTCTGCAGGAGGATGGCTAGCGCGAGTTTACATGGAAGAATACGGGACCTCAAATATTTCCTTGTTATTGACTCTAGGATCTCCTCTCTT ACCGCCACCAAAAGGAATATCCGGAGTTATTGATCAGACGAGGGGGCTCTTGAGCTATGTTGAAAATAATTGTGCAAAGGCTGTTTATACCCCAGAACTGAGATATGTTTGCGTAGCAGGGAG GTATATCCAAGGTGCTCGTTTCTTCGGAAATGAAGACACAAATTCTGTATCCACTATTCCTGTTCCCGTGCAGCAACCAGCTTCAGAGGTGATGATTGAAAATGGAACAAGTCTTACAGCAACATCCAGTGGCACTACATTTCGTGCTCGTTTTGTTGGCCAGGGCTACAAACAG GTTTGCGGGCAGGCAGACGTATGGGGTGATGGCGTCGTGCCAGAAGTATCTGCCCATCTCGAAGGTGCACTGAACATAAGTTTGGATGGAGTCTACCACTCTCCGGTAGGTTCAGATGATGAGTCGCGTCCCTGGTATGGTTCTCCAAGCGTCGTCGACAAATGGATAAACCACCTCCTTCACTAG
- the LOC108205324 gene encoding plasma membrane ATPase 1 isoform X1, giving the protein MSGKETSLADIVEEGVDLENAPLEEVFQHLKCTREGLTSDEVTKRLELFGYNKLEEKKESKILKFLGFMWNPLSWVMEAAAIMAIGLAHGGNKGPDYHDFFGILILLIINSTISFIEENNAGNAAAALMARLAPKAKVLRDGKWKEEDAVSLVPGDIVSIKLGDIVPSDARLLEGDALKIDQSALTGESLPVTKNPGDGVYSGSTCKQGEIDAVIIATGVHTFFGKAAHLVENTTHVGHFQAVLTSIGNFCICSIAVGMVIEIIVIYGLQERGYRVGIDNLLVLLIGGIPIAMPTVLSVTMAIGSHRLSQQGAITKRMTAIEEMAGMDVLCSDKTGTLTLNKLTVDKNMIEVFAKGVDKDDVVLMAARASRLENQDAIDAAIVAMLQDPKEARAGITEVHFLPFNPTDKRTALTYINKAGTMHRVSKGAPEQILDLAHNKSKIEKKVHSVIDNFAERGLRSLGVARQEVPDNNKDSSGGPWEFIALLPLFDPPRHDSAETIRRALELGVSVKMITGDQLAIGKETGRRLGMGTNMYPSSALLGKNGNGDSSTLPIDELIEKADGFAGVFPEHKYEIVKRLQELKHICGMTGDGVNDAPALKKADIGIAVADSTDAARSASDIVLTEPGLSVIISAVLTSRSIFQRMKNYTIYAVSITIRIVLGFVLLTVFWEFDFPPFMVLVIAILNDGTIMTISKDRVKPSPLPDSWKLKEIFATGVVLGSYMALMTAIFFWAAYETNFFAVNFIRTGHSFLSPDKTTLYIDYKIYILQKHFHVKNFNKHEYDLSNKEVAKDLNEMMASAVYLQISTISQALIFVTRARGWSFAERPGVLLVVAFILAQLVASLISATVSWDTAGIQKIGWGWTGVIWLYNIVTYMLLDPLKFAVQYALSGRAWGLVVDKRTAFSTKKDFGRGAREAAWAADQRTLHGLQSAEPKIFSDNNTYRDLNFMAEEAKRRAEIARLRELHTLKGKVESFAKLRGLDIDNKNQNYTL; this is encoded by the exons ATGAGTGGAAAGGAGACTTCCCTTGCTGACATTGTTGAGGAAGGAGTTGATCTG GAAAATGCACCGTTGGAAGAGGTCTTTCAGCACCTAAAATGTACGCGAGAGGGTCTGACGTCTGACGAAGTGACTAAACGACTAGAATTGTTTGGGTATAACAAACTAGAGGAGAAAAAG GAAAGTAAAATATTGAAGTTTCTGGGATTTATGTGGAATCCATTGTCATGGGTGATGGAAGCTGCAGCTATTATGGCCATTGGTCTTGCTCATGGAGGG AACAAGGGTCCAGATTATCATGACTTTTTCGGCATCCTCATTCTGCTGATAATCAATTCGACGATTAGTTTTATTGAAGAAAACAATGCTGGAAATGCAGCTGCTGCTCTCATGGCTCGGTTGGCTCCAAAGGCAAAA GTTCTGCGTGATGGAAAATGGAAAGAAGAAGATGCAGTATCGCTGGTTCCTGGTGATATAGTGAGCATCAAACTAGGAGACATTGTTCCTTCTGATGCTCGCCTACTAGAAGGAGACGCGTTAAAGATTGATCAG TCTGCTCTGACTGGAGAATCACTTCCAGTAACCAAGAATCCAGGTGATGGCGTTTACTCGGGCTCAACGTGTAAGCAAGGTGAAATTGATGCAGTTATCATTGCAACCGGAGTTCATACTTTCTTCGGAAAGGCTGCTCATCTTGTGGAAAATACCACACATGTTGGTCATTTCCAGGCG GTCTTAACGTCGATTGGAAACTTTTGTATTTGCTCAATTGCTGTCGGAATGGTGATTGAAATCATTGTCATATATGGACTTCAAGAGAGGGGTTATCGCGTTGGTATAGATAACCTTCTGGTGCTTCTCATCGGTGGGATTCCTATTGCTATGCCTACTGTTCTTTCTGTCACCATGGCTATCGGTTCACATCGTCTGTCTCAGCAG GGTGCCATTACAAAACGTATGACAGCTATCGAGGAAATGGCTGGAATGGATGTTCTCTGCAGCGACAAAACTGGCACATTGACCCTTAACAAGCTAACTGTTGATAAAAATATGATTGAG GTGTTTGCTAAGGGAGTGGACAAGGACGATGTAGTACTAATGGCTGCAAGAGCATCGAGGTTAGAGAATCAAGATGCAATCGATGCTGCTATCGTTGCAATGTTGCAAGACCCTAAGGAG GCACGAGCTGGAATAACTGAGGTCCATTTTCTGCCATTCAATCCAACTGACAAAAGAACAGCACTTACATACATCAACAAAGCTGGTACTATGCACAGAGTTAGTAAAGGTGCACCGGAGCAG ATTCTTGACCTGGCACATAACAAATCCAAAATTGAAAAGAAGGTACATTCAGTAATTGATAATTTTGCAGAACGTGGTCTTCGATCCCTTGGAGTTGCTCGTCAG GAAGTGCCTGATAACAACAAAGACAGTTCTGGTGGGCCTTGGGAGTTCATTGCACTTCTTCCTCTCTTTGATCCACCTCGTCACGATAGTGCTGAAACAATCAGAAGAGCTCTGGAACTCGGTGTCAGTGTCAAGATGATAACAG GAGATCAACTGGCCATTGGCAAAGAAACCGGGAGAAGACTTGGAATGGGAACAAATATGTACCCTTCATCAGCTTTGCTCGGTAAGAATGGTAATGGGGATTCTTCAACTCTACCTATAGACGAACTCATTGAGAAAGCTGATGGTTTTGCTGGCGTCTTTCCTG AGCACAAATATGAGATTGTGAAGAGGCTGCAAGAATTAAAGCACATTTGTGGGATGACTGGTGATGGCGTTAATGATGCACCGGCCTTGAAGAAGGCAGACATTGGAATTGCTGTGGCAGATTCAACGGATGCTGCACGTAGTGCCTCTGATATAGTGCTCACAGAACCTGGATTGAGTGTAATTATCAGTGCTGTATTGACAAGTCGCTCAATATTTCAAAGAATGAAAAACTACACG ATATATGCTGTCTCGATCACCATTCGTATTGTG CTCGGCTTTGTGTTGCTGACTGTTTTCTGGGAGTTTGATTTTCCGCCTTTCATGGTGCTTGTCATTGCAATTCTCAATGATG GTACAATCATGACTATATCGAAAGACAGAGTAAAACCTTCTCCATTGCCTGACAGTTGGAAGCTTAAAGAAATTTTCGCAACTGGGGTTGTTCTTGGTTCTTACATGGCCTTAATGACTGCTATATTTTTCTGGGCAGCATACGAAACTAACTTCTTTGCGGTAAATTTCATAAGAACAGGCCATTCATTTCTGTCACCTGATAAAACAACTTTGTatattgactataaaatttatatactgCAGAAACATTTTCACGTAAAGAATTTCAACAAGCACGAATATGATCTGTCAAATAAGGAAGTAGCTAAGGATCTTAATGAAATGATGGCATCTGCTGTTTATCTGCAAATTAGCACTATCAGCCAGGCCTTAATTTTTGTGACACGTGCAAGAGGTTGGTCTTTCGCGGAAAGACCTGGTGTGCTGCTTGTTGTTGCCTTCATCCTCGCACAATTG GTTGCGAGTCTGATATCTGCCACAGTAAGCTGGGATACCGCAGGAATTCAGAAGATAGGCTGGGGATGGACAGGTGTAATCTGGCTGTACAATATTGTAACCTATATGTTACTTGATCCCCTCAAATTCGCAGTGCAATATGCACTTAGTGGAAGAGCTTGGGGCTTGGTTGTCGATAAAAGA ACTGCATTTAGCACCAAAAAGGACTTCGGCAGGGGAGCTCGTGAGGCTGCATGGGCTGCAGATCAACGCACACTCCATGGTCTGCAGTCTGCAGAGCCAAAGATATTTTCTGACAACAACACATACAGAGACCTCAATTTCATGGCAGAAGAAGCTAAAAGGCGCGCAGAGATTGCAAG ACTTAGAGAGCTTCATACTCTTAAAGGAAAGGTGGAATCTTTTGCCAAGTTAAGAGGCCTAGACATTGACAACAAGAACCAGAACTACACACTCTGA
- the LOC108205324 gene encoding plasma membrane ATPase 1 isoform X2, which yields MSGKETSLADIVEEGVDLENAPLEEVFQHLKCTREGLTSDEVTKRLELFGYNKLEEKKESKILKFLGFMWNPLSWVMEAAAIMAIGLAHGGNKGPDYHDFFGILILLIINSTISFIEENNAGNAAAALMARLAPKAKVLRDGKWKEEDAVSLVPGDIVSIKLGDIVPSDARLLEGDALKIDQSALTGESLPVTKNPGDGVYSGSTCKQGEIDAVIIATGVHTFFGKAAHLVENTTHVGHFQAVLTSIGNFCICSIAVGMVIEIIVIYGLQERGYRVGIDNLLVLLIGGIPIAMPTVLSVTMAIGSHRLSQQGAITKRMTAIEEMAGMDVLCSDKTGTLTLNKLTVDKNMIEVFAKGVDKDDVVLMAARASRLENQDAIDAAIVAMLQDPKEARAGITEVHFLPFNPTDKRTALTYINKAGTMHRVSKGAPEQILDLAHNKSKIEKKVHSVIDNFAERGLRSLGVARQEVPDNNKDSSGGPWEFIALLPLFDPPRHDSAETIRRALELGVSVKMITGDQLAIGKETGRRLGMGTNMYPSSALLGKNGNGDSSTLPIDELIEKADGFAGVFPEHKYEIVKRLQELKHICGMTGDGVNDAPALKKADIGIAVADSTDAARSASDIVLTEPGLSVIISAVLTSRSIFQRMKNYTIYAVSITIRIVLGFVLLTVFWEFDFPPFMVLVIAILNDGTIMTISKDRVKPSPLPDSWKLKEIFATGVVLGSYMALMTAIFFWAAYETNFFAKHFHVKNFNKHEYDLSNKEVAKDLNEMMASAVYLQISTISQALIFVTRARGWSFAERPGVLLVVAFILAQLVASLISATVSWDTAGIQKIGWGWTGVIWLYNIVTYMLLDPLKFAVQYALSGRAWGLVVDKRTAFSTKKDFGRGAREAAWAADQRTLHGLQSAEPKIFSDNNTYRDLNFMAEEAKRRAEIARLRELHTLKGKVESFAKLRGLDIDNKNQNYTL from the exons ATGAGTGGAAAGGAGACTTCCCTTGCTGACATTGTTGAGGAAGGAGTTGATCTG GAAAATGCACCGTTGGAAGAGGTCTTTCAGCACCTAAAATGTACGCGAGAGGGTCTGACGTCTGACGAAGTGACTAAACGACTAGAATTGTTTGGGTATAACAAACTAGAGGAGAAAAAG GAAAGTAAAATATTGAAGTTTCTGGGATTTATGTGGAATCCATTGTCATGGGTGATGGAAGCTGCAGCTATTATGGCCATTGGTCTTGCTCATGGAGGG AACAAGGGTCCAGATTATCATGACTTTTTCGGCATCCTCATTCTGCTGATAATCAATTCGACGATTAGTTTTATTGAAGAAAACAATGCTGGAAATGCAGCTGCTGCTCTCATGGCTCGGTTGGCTCCAAAGGCAAAA GTTCTGCGTGATGGAAAATGGAAAGAAGAAGATGCAGTATCGCTGGTTCCTGGTGATATAGTGAGCATCAAACTAGGAGACATTGTTCCTTCTGATGCTCGCCTACTAGAAGGAGACGCGTTAAAGATTGATCAG TCTGCTCTGACTGGAGAATCACTTCCAGTAACCAAGAATCCAGGTGATGGCGTTTACTCGGGCTCAACGTGTAAGCAAGGTGAAATTGATGCAGTTATCATTGCAACCGGAGTTCATACTTTCTTCGGAAAGGCTGCTCATCTTGTGGAAAATACCACACATGTTGGTCATTTCCAGGCG GTCTTAACGTCGATTGGAAACTTTTGTATTTGCTCAATTGCTGTCGGAATGGTGATTGAAATCATTGTCATATATGGACTTCAAGAGAGGGGTTATCGCGTTGGTATAGATAACCTTCTGGTGCTTCTCATCGGTGGGATTCCTATTGCTATGCCTACTGTTCTTTCTGTCACCATGGCTATCGGTTCACATCGTCTGTCTCAGCAG GGTGCCATTACAAAACGTATGACAGCTATCGAGGAAATGGCTGGAATGGATGTTCTCTGCAGCGACAAAACTGGCACATTGACCCTTAACAAGCTAACTGTTGATAAAAATATGATTGAG GTGTTTGCTAAGGGAGTGGACAAGGACGATGTAGTACTAATGGCTGCAAGAGCATCGAGGTTAGAGAATCAAGATGCAATCGATGCTGCTATCGTTGCAATGTTGCAAGACCCTAAGGAG GCACGAGCTGGAATAACTGAGGTCCATTTTCTGCCATTCAATCCAACTGACAAAAGAACAGCACTTACATACATCAACAAAGCTGGTACTATGCACAGAGTTAGTAAAGGTGCACCGGAGCAG ATTCTTGACCTGGCACATAACAAATCCAAAATTGAAAAGAAGGTACATTCAGTAATTGATAATTTTGCAGAACGTGGTCTTCGATCCCTTGGAGTTGCTCGTCAG GAAGTGCCTGATAACAACAAAGACAGTTCTGGTGGGCCTTGGGAGTTCATTGCACTTCTTCCTCTCTTTGATCCACCTCGTCACGATAGTGCTGAAACAATCAGAAGAGCTCTGGAACTCGGTGTCAGTGTCAAGATGATAACAG GAGATCAACTGGCCATTGGCAAAGAAACCGGGAGAAGACTTGGAATGGGAACAAATATGTACCCTTCATCAGCTTTGCTCGGTAAGAATGGTAATGGGGATTCTTCAACTCTACCTATAGACGAACTCATTGAGAAAGCTGATGGTTTTGCTGGCGTCTTTCCTG AGCACAAATATGAGATTGTGAAGAGGCTGCAAGAATTAAAGCACATTTGTGGGATGACTGGTGATGGCGTTAATGATGCACCGGCCTTGAAGAAGGCAGACATTGGAATTGCTGTGGCAGATTCAACGGATGCTGCACGTAGTGCCTCTGATATAGTGCTCACAGAACCTGGATTGAGTGTAATTATCAGTGCTGTATTGACAAGTCGCTCAATATTTCAAAGAATGAAAAACTACACG ATATATGCTGTCTCGATCACCATTCGTATTGTG CTCGGCTTTGTGTTGCTGACTGTTTTCTGGGAGTTTGATTTTCCGCCTTTCATGGTGCTTGTCATTGCAATTCTCAATGATG GTACAATCATGACTATATCGAAAGACAGAGTAAAACCTTCTCCATTGCCTGACAGTTGGAAGCTTAAAGAAATTTTCGCAACTGGGGTTGTTCTTGGTTCTTACATGGCCTTAATGACTGCTATATTTTTCTGGGCAGCATACGAAACTAACTTCTTTGCG AAACATTTTCACGTAAAGAATTTCAACAAGCACGAATATGATCTGTCAAATAAGGAAGTAGCTAAGGATCTTAATGAAATGATGGCATCTGCTGTTTATCTGCAAATTAGCACTATCAGCCAGGCCTTAATTTTTGTGACACGTGCAAGAGGTTGGTCTTTCGCGGAAAGACCTGGTGTGCTGCTTGTTGTTGCCTTCATCCTCGCACAATTG GTTGCGAGTCTGATATCTGCCACAGTAAGCTGGGATACCGCAGGAATTCAGAAGATAGGCTGGGGATGGACAGGTGTAATCTGGCTGTACAATATTGTAACCTATATGTTACTTGATCCCCTCAAATTCGCAGTGCAATATGCACTTAGTGGAAGAGCTTGGGGCTTGGTTGTCGATAAAAGA ACTGCATTTAGCACCAAAAAGGACTTCGGCAGGGGAGCTCGTGAGGCTGCATGGGCTGCAGATCAACGCACACTCCATGGTCTGCAGTCTGCAGAGCCAAAGATATTTTCTGACAACAACACATACAGAGACCTCAATTTCATGGCAGAAGAAGCTAAAAGGCGCGCAGAGATTGCAAG ACTTAGAGAGCTTCATACTCTTAAAGGAAAGGTGGAATCTTTTGCCAAGTTAAGAGGCCTAGACATTGACAACAAGAACCAGAACTACACACTCTGA